The window GGGCTGCTTGCGGATGGAAAGACTGGCAAGATGCGCAGTTTGTGCGGTTTGGAGACAATATGAGGCAGGTAGCTGTTACCGAAGGCAACAAAGTAGAGGCTCAAATTAAATTTGGCTTTGGAGTAAATACCTATGGAGTGGGAGATTTGGTGGAGCAAATCAATGAAGTAAATGATTTGGCAATTGCTGAATTAATTGATGTATACCACAAGACCTATGAATTAACTGACTCATTGAAAAAAGGAGGAACCAGCCATCATTCCCTGCAAGAAGCAGCCAGAATAGAATTGGGCTTGAAAAACTTTTTGGAGGAAGGTTCCTTCAAAGGCTTTACCAATACTTTTGAAGACTTGCATGGAATGAAACAATTACCGGGTCTGCCTGTGCAACGGCTTATGAATGCAGGTTATGGTTATGCGGGAGAAGGGGATTGGAAAACCATGGCCCTGGTTCGAGCGATGAAAGTAATGGGTGCAGGACTTCCCGGAGGCAACGCTTTTATGGAGGATTATACCTATGATTTCAAGGAACAGGCAGGCCTAGTACTTGGTGCCCATATGTTGGAAGTTGACGAGTGTCTTGCAGACGGGCCTATTCGCTGTGAAGTCCATCCATTGGGGATAGGTGGGAAAGACGATCCTGTTAGATTGGTTTTTGATGCGGCAGCCGGGCCGGCACTCAATGCTTCTTTAATTGATTTGGGCAACAAATTCCGGATGGTTGTAAATGAGGTAGAAGCCGTAAAACCACCTCACGATTTGCCTAAATTACCGGTGGCAAGAACCATGTGGCGGCCACTTCCTGACTTTAAGGGAGCCTGTAAGGCTTGGATTTTGTCAGGTGGAGCACACCATACTTGTTTTAGCCAGAATCTGAATGCACAGGTTTTGGAAGATTTCTGTGAAATGGCCCAAATAGAATGTGTTTTGATTAACAAGCAAACCAATATCAAATCTTTTAATACCTATTTAAAAAGTTTTGACTGATTCAACTCGGATTATTAAAATAAGCTTTCTCCACCCTGTCAACAGTAAGGGGTGAAGCCTGTCCGGTATTTACGGGAAATATTGCAATCGCAAGAAAGTCAGGATATTTGAAGATTATAGCATGGTGCCGCTATGGTGAAATCGAAGTGCCTTAGGATTACTAATGGAAAGGCAGCCGGCAGGAAAAATAAAATCTACCGGTTGTTTTTCTAATCAGTAAGAGGAACGACTATTTTTCAGCAGGTAAAATAATTAGTGGAGTATTGCCATCATGAATTAAATCATTGATAAAAAACCTTCTAAACAGTTTGTCATTGAGATGCCTAGAACCTTTTTGAAGAACGATAAAGTCATCCAAGCATTGGCTAAACCTCTTTTTAATTTCTGAAAAGGCATCTGTATTTTCATAAATACTGATTTTATAGGAATACGCTTCACCTATCTTTGATTCAATATATTCCAAGTACGTTTTGCTAGGTTCTAGTTCTGCTTTGTCTTCGATTATGGTCAACAATTCAATCTCCTCGATCTTTTTACCTACGGTATTTAGTATGATTTCAAGAGCAGATTCATTGAGAGGATATTTTTCTTGGCATGATAATACTAGTTTTCTAGGTATTGCGAAATCTATACTTTGAGGTAATGCAATAACTGTTTGATTGAGTTGGTTAATTATGGTGGTAGCCGTACTTCCTATCAAAATTCTTTTTAAAAAACCGGTGCCTTTCAAACCCAATAGGAGTAGGTCATTCGGATTGAGAAAACCTTCCAAATAATGGGTCAGTTGGAGGGGAATAGCCTCAAAGGTAGTTTGATTTGAAATAGGGCTTAGCTCACTATCTTTTAGGTATTGTAAATATTTTCTCTCTGCTTCAGCTTTATTAAAAGCTATGATTTTATCACTTTCTCTGGTATTGGAAAGTGTGGGTGCCAAGCCATCCATTTTGTGGAGGAACACCAAATCTAAACCATATATTTCTTGCCACCTGCATGCGAGCTTTAATTGTGTGGGCGTGTAGGGGGAAAAATCTACTAATACGATTAACCTGTTCATTTTGAGTAGAGTGTATTGAGGGAGTTAATATTGATTTGAAGATATAAAAATCCCTCTAAAGTTAAGCAGCTTTGAGGATGTTTCATGCTTATTTCTCTTGATTTGGAAATTATCTATACTACAAGCCTTAAAATAAAAGATCACCTGCTTAATTTAAGGCAGGTGATCTTTATCAAAAGCGTTTTATGATGCTTAATTCTATTTGATAATCTAAACCATTTTAGTTTCTAGGCATTTTCTACTCTAGGAGCCCAATAAGTACAATAGGCATCGGCATTTACAGGGCCTTTAAATAATTGACATCCACCACATTTTCGCTTCTCTGTCGGCGGCAAATATAGTTGGCAGTTGTCGCATTTATCTCCTTCTAATGGAGACTTTTCTTCATACCCCAAACTTTTCCTTTTGGCTACCTCTTCTTCACTTAGCCCTGTTAAGTCCCCACAATCCTTGATGTTTTCTAACTTATATTCTTCCTTTGGTTGGCTACATTTACTTAGGAAAAATACAGCTCCTGTCGATGCGATAAGTGTTTTTATAGATTTTCTTCTGTTCATACTACTGGAGGTGCTTTATTATATTTTTTAATTAGGAAATAAGTAGGTAAGGACTACAAACCCAATTCAATGATTAAAGTTATTCAGATTTGGTTCGTATACCTTTTTCGACAAGGATATGATCCACTTCTTTAAGATAGGCTTCTTTCCAGTCTTCAATTTTCTCAGAAAATTTATACTCAGATTCCAGTACTTTTAATATTGCTTCACTTGAGCCTGCATTGGAACTTAATATGCCTAGACGAAACCATTTATTTTCCCCTTTTTCAACCAAGGCTTTGGCCAATTGGTTGATGGTGAAATCATCTTCATAATTGCCAAGGCTAAGAATTGCTTGTAGGGAAACGATAGGAGATTCGTCATTAATCATTGCTGCAATGTCTCCCTTTAGCTCAGGAAAAGCTTCTGCGATCATCAATGCATTCTTTCTAATTCCATAATAATCACTTTTTAATGCTTCTTTTACTAAGTCTAGTTCCAAGGCATCCATGGACTGTAACAAATACAAAGCATGAAGTTGAGCGTTTGGATCTTCATTTGATGCAAGGGATTTTAATAATGGGATGTATTCATTTTTTGGGTTCTCCAAAATTATTCTTTGAGCTGTTGTTCTCCACCAGCCATTTTTATTCGCCAAATGAGAAACAAGGGTCTCTGCATCCATTTTGGTAAAATCTTCAACCGCTGTAGAAGAAACACCGGATTTAGGTACAATTCTATAGATTCTACCTCGGTCCATGCCTTTCATGAAATCCATGTCTTCTTTCAAATCATCAGGAATAGAAACCGGAGTTTCAATATGCTGTCTGTAAAAGTCTACCATAAATAATGCCCCATCAGGCCCAACAGTAAATCCTACTGGTCTAAACCATGGGTCAGTTGAGGCAAGAAATTCTTTGTCAAGCTCTTCAGAAGCTCTTTTGGCCACAAGGGTTGGGCTGTACTTATCTTCTATTATCACATCACGATGTACCAAATTGCCGGCTACCTCTCCTGTGAAAATATTGCCATTAAAGCCTTCGGGAAAATAGCCACCATCGTATACTGTACCACCTGAAGCACCAGTAAAATGATCTTCAGCATACTCTACGCGATTAAGCTCTTGTTCTTTGTATTGGATATTTCTTCTTCTCGTACGTTCTGCTCTCCAATAGGGGGGAGGGGTCAATTGAAACATTTCAAGCTCATGGTCTGAGAGGTTATGGTTGACGGAGCTATTGGATAATTTCCCATGTCTTTCTAAATACCTATTGGGGATTACTGTTTGTTGCAGGTGGAGGGTGTTTTGAGTGAAAAATTTATTTCCCCAATCATCGAAGGTCTGACCAAATTGAGCTGTACCAGTCTCTTTTTCAAACAACTGCTTGTCTAATCTAAATCTAAAATCAGCACCTCTGAGTTGTAAAGGACCTTCTTCTGGGGCATCTTTATATGTGACATCACTTCTTTGTCCATTGTTTGCTGCATAGATCCAGTTGTCTATACCTAATCGAAGATTGGTAATTTGCGCTTCAGAATTATTCTCGAAAAAACCACTAAATACAGATGTCTTTGAATCAGCAACACCATCATTGTCTGTGTCTTTCAGGTAATAAATATGAGGTGCCGCAGTTACTAAAAGGCCTCCTTTCCAAGGCATCAAATTGGTAGCATCAGCCAAGCCTTCAGCAAACACCGTTGAAGCATCTACCAAGCCATCACCATCAGTATCTTCCAGTCTTTTGATTACCCCTTTACCTTTTCCTTCTTCAGGTTTATAGGGGTAGTCTGGCATTTCCACAGCGTAAGCGATTCCTTTTTCATCAAAAACCACATTGACAGGGTCCTGAATGTGGGGTTCTGAGGCGAATAGTTTCACTTCAAAATTTTCGTGAATATTAAAAGTTGCAATGCTTTCTTCAGGACTGAGTGCTTCAGCATATTTGTCATCTTTACAGGAGGAAAACCCCAGAATTAAGATTGAAAATAAAATATGGGTAACGTTACCTTTCATAATTTTAACTAATGATTGACTGATTAATGGACTAATATCTAATATTTCTTGAAAGAAATGAAATTTTTCACTTTTCAATTGACTGAGTGCCTTAATTTTTTATTTAAAAGGGGATTGAAGGTGATCATTTTTCAAATTCCAGTTTTTTTATTGGGGTAATACCAAAAACATTGTCTAAAAAAGAATAAGCTTCTTGTCTGGTGTTTTCGGGAAAATCATGAGCTGCATTAGGATAT of the Cyclobacterium marinum DSM 745 genome contains:
- the araA gene encoding L-arabinose isomerase, with the translated sequence MQLKNNELWLVTGSQHLYGQDILKEVASHSEVISKHLNVSNNIAVTIVFKAMVTTQDEISKFFLAANKAKNCIGVMAWMHTFSPAKMWINGLKLLDKPLLHLHTQYGENIPWDSINMDYMNLHQSAHGDREFGFICTKMKIPRKVVVGHWKDIEVHREIDYWSRAACGWKDWQDAQFVRFGDNMRQVAVTEGNKVEAQIKFGFGVNTYGVGDLVEQINEVNDLAIAELIDVYHKTYELTDSLKKGGTSHHSLQEAARIELGLKNFLEEGSFKGFTNTFEDLHGMKQLPGLPVQRLMNAGYGYAGEGDWKTMALVRAMKVMGAGLPGGNAFMEDYTYDFKEQAGLVLGAHMLEVDECLADGPIRCEVHPLGIGGKDDPVRLVFDAAAGPALNASLIDLGNKFRMVVNEVEAVKPPHDLPKLPVARTMWRPLPDFKGACKAWILSGGAHHTCFSQNLNAQVLEDFCEMAQIECVLINKQTNIKSFNTYLKSFD
- a CDS encoding high-potential iron-sulfur protein, encoding MNRRKSIKTLIASTGAVFFLSKCSQPKEEYKLENIKDCGDLTGLSEEEVAKRKSLGYEEKSPLEGDKCDNCQLYLPPTEKRKCGGCQLFKGPVNADAYCTYWAPRVENA
- a CDS encoding PVC-type heme-binding CxxCH protein, translating into MKGNVTHILFSILILGFSSCKDDKYAEALSPEESIATFNIHENFEVKLFASEPHIQDPVNVVFDEKGIAYAVEMPDYPYKPEEGKGKGVIKRLEDTDGDGLVDASTVFAEGLADATNLMPWKGGLLVTAAPHIYYLKDTDNDGVADSKTSVFSGFFENNSEAQITNLRLGIDNWIYAANNGQRSDVTYKDAPEEGPLQLRGADFRFRLDKQLFEKETGTAQFGQTFDDWGNKFFTQNTLHLQQTVIPNRYLERHGKLSNSSVNHNLSDHELEMFQLTPPPYWRAERTRRRNIQYKEQELNRVEYAEDHFTGASGGTVYDGGYFPEGFNGNIFTGEVAGNLVHRDVIIEDKYSPTLVAKRASEELDKEFLASTDPWFRPVGFTVGPDGALFMVDFYRQHIETPVSIPDDLKEDMDFMKGMDRGRIYRIVPKSGVSSTAVEDFTKMDAETLVSHLANKNGWWRTTAQRIILENPKNEYIPLLKSLASNEDPNAQLHALYLLQSMDALELDLVKEALKSDYYGIRKNALMIAEAFPELKGDIAAMINDESPIVSLQAILSLGNYEDDFTINQLAKALVEKGENKWFRLGILSSNAGSSEAILKVLESEYKFSEKIEDWKEAYLKEVDHILVEKGIRTKSE